In the Malus domestica chromosome 16, GDT2T_hap1 genome, one interval contains:
- the LOC103431828 gene encoding GDT1-like protein 4, with protein MSTVVQGFTKSLAMTVLSEIGDKTFFAAAILAMRHPRRLVLAGCLGALIVMTILSVLVGLAAPNLLSRKWSHHITTVLFFGFGLWSLWDAFKEDGGDDELAEVEAELDADLKANTGGSKRSKDDDDKKQRRSFLLQFFSPIFLKAFSITFFGEWGDKSQLATIGLAADENPLGVVLGGILGQALCTTAAVLGGKSLASQISEKIVGLSGGVLFIVFGIQSFLSTVEA; from the exons ATGAGTACAGTCGTGCAG GGTTTCACCAAGTCGCTTGCCATGACTGTGCTCTCGGAGATCGGCGACAAGACCTTCTTCGCCGCTGCG ATCCTTGCGATGCGCCATCCTAGAAGACTTGTTTTGGCAGGTTGCCTAGGAGCTCTGATT GTGATGACTATTCTTTCTGTTCTCGTCGGCTTGGCTGCTCCAAATCTG CTCTCAAGGAAATGGTCCCATCACATAACGACGGTGTTGTTCTTTGGTTTTGGACTATGGTCCTTATGGGATGCTTTTAAAGAAGATGG GGGTGATGATGAGCTTGCAGAAGTTGAAGCAGAGTTG GATGCTGATCTAAAGGCTAACACAGGAGGCAGCAAACGTAGTAAG GATGATGATGACAAGAAGCAGAGACGTTCATTTCTCTTGCAGTTCTTCTCACCAATCTTTTTGAAG GCCTTTTCCATTACTTTTTTCGGTGAATGGGGTGACAAGAGCCAG CTAGCTACCATCGGTCTGGCTGCAGATGAGAACCCATTAGGTGTGGTTCTTGGTGGAATCTT AGGACAAGCATTGTGTACGACTGCCGCTGTCCTTGGTGGAAAGAGCTTGGCATCTCAGATATCTGAGAAAATA GTTGGTTTATCAGGTGGAGTTCTTTTCATTGTTTTCGGAATCCAATCCTTCCTTTCGACGGTGGAGGCTTGA
- the LOC103431829 gene encoding ATP-dependent Clp protease adapter protein CLPS1, chloroplastic-like isoform X2: METAIYGRIPLSPNHVFNPKPGDRHPLCKGKCTNISIPVAVSAAVPGKGGGLLERPVREKTTPARDSEFDLRKSRKPAPPYRVILHNDNFNKREYVVQVLMKVIPGMTLDNAVNIMQEAHHNGLSVVIICAQADAEEHCMQLRHNGLLSSIEPAGGGC, translated from the exons ATGGAGACTGCGATTTACGGGAGAATCCCTCTCTCCCCCAACCACGTCTTCAACCCCAAACCAG GAGACAGACACCCTCTTTGTAAAGGAAAATGCACCAATATTAGCATTCCTGTGGCTGTATCAGCAGCAGTACCTGGTAAAGGAGGAGGGTTATTGGAAAGGCCAGTTAGAGAGAAAACAACTCCTGCCCGTGATTCTGAGTTTGATTTGAG GAAATCAAGGAAGCCAGCTCCTCCATATCGTGTAATACTGCACAACGACAACTTCAACAAACGGGAATATGTTGTGCAAGTACTGATGAAGGTTATTCCGGGGATGACCCTTGACAATGCTGTTAATATTATGCAAGAAGCACACCACAATGGCTTGTCGGTAGTGATCATATGTGCTCAGGCCGATGCTGAAGAACACTGCATGCAACTGAGACACAATGGACTTCTGAGTTCAATTGAACCTGCAGGTGGCGGATGTTAA
- the LOC103431829 gene encoding ATP-dependent Clp protease adapter protein CLPS1, chloroplastic-like isoform X1: protein METAIYGRIPLSPNHVFNPKPAGDRHPLCKGKCTNISIPVAVSAAVPGKGGGLLERPVREKTTPARDSEFDLRKSRKPAPPYRVILHNDNFNKREYVVQVLMKVIPGMTLDNAVNIMQEAHHNGLSVVIICAQADAEEHCMQLRHNGLLSSIEPAGGGC, encoded by the exons ATGGAGACTGCGATTTACGGGAGAATCCCTCTCTCCCCCAACCACGTCTTCAACCCCAAACCAG CAGGAGACAGACACCCTCTTTGTAAAGGAAAATGCACCAATATTAGCATTCCTGTGGCTGTATCAGCAGCAGTACCTGGTAAAGGAGGAGGGTTATTGGAAAGGCCAGTTAGAGAGAAAACAACTCCTGCCCGTGATTCTGAGTTTGATTTGAG GAAATCAAGGAAGCCAGCTCCTCCATATCGTGTAATACTGCACAACGACAACTTCAACAAACGGGAATATGTTGTGCAAGTACTGATGAAGGTTATTCCGGGGATGACCCTTGACAATGCTGTTAATATTATGCAAGAAGCACACCACAATGGCTTGTCGGTAGTGATCATATGTGCTCAGGCCGATGCTGAAGAACACTGCATGCAACTGAGACACAATGGACTTCTGAGTTCAATTGAACCTGCAGGTGGCGGATGTTAA